Within Seriola aureovittata isolate HTS-2021-v1 ecotype China chromosome 12, ASM2101889v1, whole genome shotgun sequence, the genomic segment CTGACAGAGATGCACGAACCTCCTCCATAAAAACCTGACGGACTGGAAGAGTGATCGGCCTTGCAGCAAATATCGGTATCTGACACACCCTGCTCTCCTCAGGAAACAGGAGAGGTGAGGAAAAGCACTTTCAGGTGTTAGATTTAAATGTCAATAGTCACATCAAACTGGTCACTTCATCTACTCAATACCATCTAAAAAATGATGCAATAAAAGCTTAACCATGTCTGTATTTTCAGTATATTATATTACTGCATTGGTCTATTCATAGGgctttcaaataaaaaaggtCTTTGACAACTCTGTCTTATTCAGAAAGCTGTTGCTGGGGTCCTGACAAACGAAATACCACCACATCTCACCAGTTTTAAAATCCTCACACTGGCTACTGGTCGCTCAGAGAACTGACTTCAAAATCTTGCTGCTCATCGAATCACCTCTGTGGCCAAATTACATCTCTGACATGCTCCCAGCTGATATTATACAAGCCCCAACTCTGACCGAAGCTCTGTCAAAGCTAAAAACCTTTACACTGTCTATTCTACCCAGTAATGCCTAAAAACTCATCTTCTTATCTTAGCTTTTAAATAGCCTTCATGTTAATTATCATCTACTTTTTAGTCACTAAGTAATGTTTTACCTTAAGCACATTGAATTGCTCTGGTGAATGAAATGTGCAATACAAATAAAGCTGCTTTGCCTCCCGAAGCAGATGAAGCATCAGGTAACATACGAAACAGATCGGTGACAGACTCGGGTCAAAGAAAGCAGTGTCTGTGGTCCTGCTGAGGGTGGGGCCTCCACCCTTGGGACAGAGAACTCAGTATGCAGGACAAGGTAACTCTGCAGTAGTGAGGTAAACAGGTCTTAAATGTAAAGATGTTTCAGATctcaaatgaaactgaaatccTGGGAACGTGTTAAAATGGAATTACAACCCAACAAGCCCTGCACCCTGAGCGGCCCACGGCCGGTGACGTGGATGTGTGCAGTGAAAGCACAGCTGGGTGGCTCCTATCACCAGGAATcatttgtgtggttgttttattGGGAGTTTACCTGAGCAAATATTTAACATCACAACATGATCAGGATGTGGGTCCGTCAGAAGGCAAATCAAAGTAGGGcagtgaatgaatggatgaatgcaagaatgaatgaatgaatgaatgaatgaatgaatgaatgaatgaattccaGCAGCAGTTTTTCTATAAGCCCACATATCTAATGAGTCTGATTACTGTTGGTTGCTGTCTACTGCTGAACGTAGCATTTAATCAATCTGCCCCTGAAGAGGGTTTGACAGATGGTCCAGACTAACAAGATTACCTCTCACAGATGTCTCTGCAGACAGGATAACTCATGTGTTTATCTAGTATTTAACCTGTGTTTTGTAAAGGGATTGAGACACTAACTTCtcccctctgtgtctgaaacAGCCACCTCTCAAACTCTCCATCACACAGTAACTTACCTGTTGGAGCGGGTCTCAGTTGAAGACGTGGACGGCAGTCTGCGGACACTCCTCCGCTGGATAGAAATATCCTTTTGgctcttctctctgtttattaCAACACACTTCTCTCTGTTTATTACAACACATAAAATTAAGACACAGGAAGTCTCTCACAGCGAAAAGTGGAAAGTTGTTGCGGCATACCTTAAATATAGGCTCCACTGGGAACGGACTCCCCCCACCAtcctgaatgaatgaatccacaTAGACCTCATACGCCGGAGATTTGCTGACACCTATCGGAGGGAAACATGTTGCTATAAGCATCATTAAACTAGAAGCACTCACAGAGCGCATATGTATATACAAGACAAACTTTTATTTAGCCTCTCTTTTTTCATCAAAACTCAAAATGAAGAACCATAATGTTAAAACAAACCGTAGTCTATCTACGCAAGCGTCGTGCATTCAcgtaaaacaacaacaaaacaggattaatttttttatttaaaaaaaactcctgctctgtttttatGAATTGACAACATAATTGTCTAAAAAAGTCTGAGAAACTttcttaaatttcttttttaaatcctgtttttctgGATTAACGACATAATTATCtcgttaattcagaaaaactaGATTTTTTAAACCTCTCTAAAAAAGATTGATAAATAAAACGAGATAATGACGTCgttatttcataaaaaattgattttttttttaagtggatGCATTATGTTTCTGTAGTTTCAACTAAAGATGAAGAGCGTCTCTCTACAGGAGGTAGAGAGGATTCATGCGGAACAGCGGTAGATGGCGCTGTTTCACACTTTGACTTGATATTCAACTTTAAATTGTCgccaatgaagaaaaaacattattggTGTTGTATTAGAATAAACAGCAAAGCCGTATCTGTAGGGGGCAGCATTGCGCTTTACAGTTTACATCCTGCCGGAAATTCATtagacgaagaagaagaggaaggacaaacacgtgtttcctgtttcccccTCCAGTCGCGTATGAAGGATCCAGCTTTGTAAATAAGTTGGATTTAAGCAAAGGGTGTAAAAATGGTTCGTAAATTAAAGTATCATGAACAGAAGCTGCTGAAGAAAGTGGACTTTATCAACTGGGAGGTGGACAACAACCTGCACGAGGTCAAAGTGTTGCGGAAGTATCGCATCGAGAAGAGGGAGGACTACACCAAGTGAGTATCTGAGTGGTCATTGTAAGCTACTACTAAAGCCTGTGAACCAACCCTCGAAATATTATATGACTGcagaaaaatataaagtgtAAGTAAGTTCAGACGTGCTGTGATCATTATTCCAGATGACCAGTTCATACATCGTATAGACACTAAAACGTGGATACAGTGTTGATGGTGTTTTTCTCTCGCATGTCTCAGGTACAACAAGTTGAGCCGTAACATCAGAGATCTGGCCCAGAAAATCAGAGACCTGGACGAGAAAGACGGCTTCAGAGCTCAGAGCACACATCGACTCATGGAGAAactgtgagtgagagagtgtgatgACCCTGTTTGACTCATTTACAGACTCTGATTACATTTAAGTCTAATATTCCTTCATCCACTGGAGTTTGTACCTTGTCTCTCTCTCGTCAACACCTGCACTGGCATATTAATGATAGGAGGTACAGTGTTTGCATGGTGGGCCGGGGTCCTGTATGAAATCTCGACTCACTCACACTGATATCGCGCTGATCATTTTTGGGTTTCTTCATATAAAAAGGTACAGCATCGGCCTCACCCCCACCAAACAGAACCTCTCCCTCACAGAGAAAGTCACGGCTTCTTCATTCTGCAGGTAAATAATCAATACGTTAGACTCTGATTCAGTCGGTAGCTGCCAGCATCCATCACCCGGCTGTTTTCTTGTCACCCTGAtctgtgtgtctcctgcaggaggaggctgCCCAGCATCATGCTGAACCTCCGTATGGCCCAGAACCTGAAGACAGCCATCACCTTCATTGAACAAGGACGTATCCTTCATTTCTGCAACTGTTTAAACCAAAGAGTGTCTGATATTGTAATgtactctgtgtttctgtgtttgtgtcataaTACCTTTTTGGGAGAAACTACATTTGTCTACGTCCAAGGGTAGaatttgttttgcagtagtTGACCTTGACTGTGTCTCAGATGTGCGTGTTGGCCCAGACATCGTCACAGACCCAGCATTTCTAGTCACAAGGTCGGTGTCCGCATTTGCTTTTGACTCGATGTAGCAAACACCTCTTTACGCAAACTGTACGTTCTGTAAAATCTGAAGAAATGTACAGTCAAGGTGTCTGTGTAAAAGCCTCTCCAGTGATCAAATATTGACATCATTACTCTTGTCTTTCCAGAAATATGGAAGATTTTGTCACTTGGGTGGACTCCTCCAAGATCAAGCAGCATGTCATGAATTATAATGATGAGGTGAGTGACGTTTCAGCATCTGTTTACATATATTATCCTGCAGTCGTTTCAAACAAATAACCGCCTCGACTTTGAATCTGAAtcgtaaaacacacacataaaattgCCATTGGGGCTAAAGCATAAATCTAATGTTGCGTAAATGacctttgtgtttcttttgcaGAGAGACGACTTTGATCTGGTGGCATAAGTCTGGTGGCAAACGTCCATTTGTCACCCTGGAAGACAGGAAAGAGACGAGAACTCTGCTCTTTTAACTGTGGCATGAATAACTCTACAACCCAGTCTGAGTCTCCTGTCAGCTTGGAAATTATGGAGAGGGAATAAGTGCTCCCGTCTCCTCAGGAGCCATTACTCATTTCAGCAAGGACAAAACGAATGGACTACCGGGCCTTACATCATTCACTGAACACCTCTATTGATGTCATCGAAATCTGCAACTGATATCTGATAACGTGACAATTGATCATCCCTCCAATCATCCAACATGTCTATGAGTCTGGAAGTGACGCGATTCATCTTCAGTCTGTGTTGGTGCCTGTCGCTATCACCTTTTGACTCT encodes:
- the imp3 gene encoding U3 small nucleolar ribonucleoprotein protein IMP3, with the translated sequence MVRKLKYHEQKLLKKVDFINWEVDNNLHEVKVLRKYRIEKREDYTKYNKLSRNIRDLAQKIRDLDEKDGFRAQSTHRLMEKLYSIGLTPTKQNLSLTEKVTASSFCRRRLPSIMLNLRMAQNLKTAITFIEQGHVRVGPDIVTDPAFLVTRNMEDFVTWVDSSKIKQHVMNYNDERDDFDLVA